A window of the Leucothrix mucor DSM 2157 genome harbors these coding sequences:
- a CDS encoding ABC transporter substrate-binding protein, whose translation MNKLLLTAAIAASLTCGSVMADTPKLKFAPGKDKRFNWDSYEALKKTDLKGESITVFGPWLGPDKDLIESVIDYFEAATGAEVKYAGSDSFEQQIVIDTQAGSPPNISIFPQPGLAADLASKGLLSPLGDDTKAWVAENYGAGQSWVDLGTYANKEGEKEYYGFFYKVDVKSLTWYIPENFEDAGYEVPTSMEELKALTKKIAADGGKPWCIGLGSGGATGWPATDWVEDMMLRTQSPEDYDKWVSNELKFDDPKVLGAIDEFGWFARNDKYVDGGSASVATNDFRESPKGLFSSPPKCYMHRQASFIPSFFPEGTELGEDADFFYFPAYAEKDLGKPVLGAGTLFAITNPSKAATAFIDFLKTPIAHEVWMAQSGFLTPFKGANPELYANESLKKQGNILLEATTFRFDGSDLMPGKIGAGAFWTGMVDYAGGKSSAEVGAAIQKTWDDLKK comes from the coding sequence ATGAACAAACTTTTACTTACGGCAGCCATTGCCGCTAGCCTGACCTGTGGCAGTGTCATGGCAGATACCCCAAAGCTTAAATTTGCACCAGGCAAAGACAAGCGCTTTAACTGGGATAGCTATGAAGCCCTAAAGAAAACCGACCTTAAAGGTGAGTCAATCACGGTATTTGGCCCTTGGCTTGGCCCCGATAAAGACTTAATCGAAAGCGTCATCGACTACTTTGAAGCCGCCACTGGCGCTGAAGTAAAGTACGCAGGCTCTGACTCCTTTGAGCAGCAAATCGTTATTGATACCCAAGCGGGTAGCCCTCCTAATATCTCCATCTTCCCTCAGCCTGGCTTGGCTGCTGACCTAGCTTCCAAAGGCCTGCTCTCACCATTAGGTGATGACACGAAAGCCTGGGTTGCTGAGAATTACGGTGCGGGCCAGTCGTGGGTTGATCTGGGAACGTACGCCAATAAAGAAGGCGAAAAGGAATACTACGGCTTCTTTTATAAAGTCGATGTGAAGTCACTGACTTGGTACATCCCTGAGAACTTTGAGGATGCGGGCTATGAAGTCCCGACTTCAATGGAAGAGCTCAAAGCGTTGACCAAGAAAATTGCTGCCGATGGTGGCAAGCCATGGTGTATTGGTCTGGGTTCCGGTGGTGCGACAGGCTGGCCTGCAACCGACTGGGTTGAAGACATGATGCTGCGCACACAATCTCCTGAAGATTATGATAAGTGGGTAAGCAATGAACTGAAATTTGATGACCCTAAAGTATTGGGTGCCATTGATGAGTTTGGTTGGTTCGCCCGTAACGATAAATACGTCGATGGTGGCTCAGCTTCTGTTGCGACTAATGACTTCCGTGAAAGCCCTAAAGGTTTGTTTAGCTCGCCACCAAAGTGCTACATGCACCGCCAAGCGTCATTTATTCCATCCTTCTTTCCTGAAGGCACTGAGCTGGGCGAAGATGCTGACTTCTTCTACTTCCCTGCTTATGCAGAAAAGGATTTGGGTAAGCCGGTATTGGGCGCAGGTACGTTATTCGCGATTACCAACCCATCCAAGGCAGCAACGGCCTTTATCGACTTCCTGAAAACGCCGATTGCGCATGAAGTCTGGATGGCGCAATCAGGCTTCCTGACTCCATTCAAGGGTGCTAACCCTGAGCTGTACGCCAATGAGTCGCTGAAGAAGCAAGGTAATATTCTGCTGGAAGCCACGACCTTCCGCTTTGATGGCTCTG
- a CDS encoding substrate-binding domain-containing protein, with product MNLKQLAQHLKLSPTTVSRALNGYPEVSERTRERVMSAAAQHNYHPSHHATSLAIGKSRAIGHVVPLTEHRMINPHFSDFIAGAGDAYAKAGFDMLLSVVPESEEEAVYRRFAKDGRVDGVIVHGPLVEDSRIELLQSLGLPFVVHGRTLDEESTYSWMDVNNFRAFERATQFLIDLGHQHIGLVNGFEYMNFAARRRDGYFKALRNAGIQHDPELRFSGEMVEPQGYQAVQALIAANKVPTALLFSSILPALGAVRAMHEHNLVPGKDISLIVYDDQLSFLQNSGDIPMFTSLRSSIQDAGSSVAQMLIDMINSNDTQPRNLLWEAELVLGSSTAPPRSL from the coding sequence ATGAATCTCAAACAACTTGCTCAGCATCTTAAGCTTTCGCCGACGACCGTTAGCCGTGCGTTAAATGGCTACCCCGAAGTCAGTGAACGGACCCGCGAGCGAGTCATGAGCGCCGCCGCGCAACACAATTACCATCCGAGTCATCATGCCACCAGCCTTGCGATTGGTAAATCCCGAGCCATCGGCCATGTGGTGCCGCTGACGGAGCATAGGATGATTAACCCGCATTTCTCGGACTTTATTGCAGGAGCAGGGGACGCCTACGCCAAAGCGGGCTTTGATATGTTATTGAGTGTCGTGCCTGAGTCAGAGGAGGAAGCGGTCTACCGACGCTTCGCCAAAGACGGGCGAGTCGATGGCGTGATTGTGCATGGCCCTTTGGTTGAAGATTCCCGCATTGAGTTATTACAGTCTTTAGGATTGCCATTTGTGGTGCATGGTCGCACCTTGGATGAGGAGTCTACCTACAGTTGGATGGATGTGAATAACTTCCGCGCCTTTGAGCGGGCGACTCAGTTTTTGATTGATTTGGGTCATCAACATATCGGCTTAGTGAATGGTTTTGAATACATGAACTTTGCTGCACGACGCCGTGATGGCTACTTTAAAGCCTTGAGAAATGCTGGTATTCAACATGACCCTGAGTTGCGCTTTAGCGGGGAAATGGTCGAGCCGCAAGGCTATCAGGCGGTGCAAGCACTAATCGCTGCGAATAAAGTCCCAACAGCTTTGCTGTTTTCCAGTATTTTACCGGCACTTGGTGCGGTACGGGCCATGCATGAGCATAATTTAGTGCCGGGCAAAGACATTTCATTAATTGTCTATGACGATCAATTATCATTTCTGCAAAACAGTGGCGACATTCCGATGTTTACCTCACTGCGCTCATCGATTCAGGATGCAGGGAGTAGCGTCGCGCAAATGTTAATCGACATGATTAATAGTAACGATACCCAACCCCGAAATTTACTTTGGGAAGCCGAGCTGGTGCTTGGTAGTTCGACTGCGCCGCCGCGTTCCTTGTAA
- a CDS encoding GH1 family beta-glucosidase — MTIEFTRKDFPEGFEFGVATSAYQIEGSQFGGCGPSQWDDFALTPGNVVRGENGSRACDHYHRWAEDLDLIQGSGLDSYRFSTSWSRVMPEGRGQVNQDGLDYYDRLVDGLLERNIKPYATLYHWELPSALLDMGGWRNRDIADWFADFTQVIMGRIGDRVEAAATFNEPWCIAWLSHFLGHHAPGVKDIRAASRAMHHILLAHGKAIQAMRGLGMDNLGVVMNFEYATPADNSEEAIAAADLYDGIYNRWFLGGVFKQAYPEDVLVGLEPHLPKNYADDFPTIATPVDWLGVNYYTRKLIGPDGTNQFPYHKEFPGPLPKTAMDWEIYPDGLHHFLTWADREYTKGLPIYVTENGMASYDEVANGAVSDQARIEYLNQHLAAVKRAIDDGSPVKGYFIWSLLDNYEWSLGYDKRFGLVHVDFDSLKRTPKDSYLALQKALR, encoded by the coding sequence ATGACTATTGAATTCACACGTAAAGATTTTCCCGAAGGTTTCGAATTTGGCGTAGCAACCTCAGCCTATCAAATTGAAGGTAGTCAGTTTGGTGGTTGCGGCCCCTCACAATGGGATGACTTTGCGCTCACGCCGGGCAATGTGGTGCGGGGTGAAAATGGCTCACGTGCCTGTGACCATTACCATCGCTGGGCGGAAGATTTAGACTTAATTCAAGGCTCGGGCTTGGACTCTTATCGCTTTTCAACCTCGTGGTCGCGAGTGATGCCAGAAGGACGCGGACAGGTAAATCAGGATGGATTGGATTATTACGACCGGTTAGTAGATGGCTTACTGGAACGCAATATCAAACCCTATGCCACCCTATATCATTGGGAATTGCCCAGTGCCTTACTGGATATGGGCGGCTGGCGTAACCGTGATATCGCGGATTGGTTTGCGGACTTCACACAAGTCATTATGGGGCGCATTGGTGATCGTGTTGAAGCGGCAGCGACTTTTAATGAGCCTTGGTGTATTGCGTGGCTGAGTCACTTTCTTGGGCATCATGCACCGGGCGTTAAAGACATTCGTGCAGCCAGCCGCGCCATGCATCACATCCTGCTAGCCCACGGCAAAGCGATTCAAGCCATGCGTGGTTTAGGCATGGATAACTTAGGTGTGGTGATGAACTTTGAATACGCCACACCGGCGGACAACTCCGAAGAGGCCATTGCCGCAGCGGATCTTTATGATGGGATTTATAACCGCTGGTTCTTAGGTGGCGTATTTAAGCAGGCATACCCTGAAGATGTCTTAGTAGGCTTGGAGCCTCACTTACCCAAGAATTATGCCGATGACTTCCCAACGATCGCCACCCCAGTTGATTGGCTCGGCGTGAACTACTACACCCGTAAATTAATTGGGCCAGATGGCACTAATCAGTTCCCATACCACAAGGAATTTCCGGGGCCACTGCCAAAAACTGCCATGGACTGGGAAATCTACCCCGATGGCTTACATCATTTCCTAACCTGGGCTGATCGTGAATACACCAAAGGCTTACCCATTTATGTGACTGAAAATGGCATGGCTTCTTACGATGAAGTGGCTAATGGCGCTGTATCCGATCAGGCACGTATCGAATATTTGAATCAACACTTAGCTGCCGTGAAGCGCGCAATTGATGATGGTTCGCCGGTTAAAGGCTATTTCATCTGGTCGTTATTGGATAATTACGAGTGGTCGCTAGGCTATGACAAGCGCTTTGGGCTGGTGCATGTTGATTTTGACAGCTTAAAACGCACACCAAAAGATTCGTATCTGGCATTGCAGAAAGCCTTGCGTTAA
- a CDS encoding DEAD/DEAH box helicase: MPTIPEVHPFARFELDPVLLTAITAQGFSRPMPIQGRSIPKIIEGRDVLARAETGSGKTAAYVLPLLQKLISQRREEGLQAARGHHIRALILVPTRELALQVSEVVAALGAEMRPTVRCACVYGGGDIEHQVTVLKRGVEVLVATPARLLDLISAKAVVFNKLRTLVLDEVDRMVSVDFQDEVETILRHLPNSRQNLFFTATFPDSIRDLVRKVLDNPEVIDVPAGPKILIDQHVAVVNLRDKIHALNYLLKENDWEQVLVFATTKTSCNELVAALKSLGVDVLALHGNIPTDQREAALTKFKMGDLRVLVATDIAARGLDIGSLDCVINYELPRQANDYQHRIGRTGRAGKTGQAINLVAHHEMTHFEAIEKFYREQFPRETIPGFEADAVAPPPPARKKPKKVIGKKRKVQRKVEKKGRREKKPFGSNLAASKSESTSPNKKTESESSSVYGSAKTTSTSSSPYKKSTPATPASDKPVAAKKPGASFYKSMPDSDDD; this comes from the coding sequence ATGCCTACTATACCTGAAGTTCATCCATTCGCTCGTTTTGAGCTGGATCCCGTATTGCTGACTGCGATTACTGCGCAGGGATTTTCGCGTCCTATGCCGATTCAGGGGCGTAGTATTCCGAAAATCATCGAAGGCCGCGATGTGCTGGCCCGCGCTGAAACCGGTAGCGGAAAAACCGCCGCGTATGTGCTGCCACTCCTGCAAAAGCTGATTTCTCAGCGCCGCGAAGAAGGGTTGCAAGCCGCTCGTGGTCACCATATCCGTGCGTTGATTTTAGTGCCAACCCGTGAGCTGGCCTTACAAGTGTCAGAAGTGGTTGCGGCACTCGGTGCCGAGATGCGCCCAACCGTGCGTTGCGCTTGTGTATATGGCGGTGGTGATATTGAGCATCAAGTCACGGTGTTAAAACGCGGCGTTGAAGTGTTGGTTGCGACACCGGCTCGCTTGCTGGATTTGATCTCTGCCAAAGCGGTAGTCTTTAACAAGCTCAGAACCTTGGTGCTGGATGAAGTTGATCGCATGGTCAGCGTTGATTTTCAGGATGAGGTAGAAACGATTCTGCGCCACCTGCCAAACAGCCGCCAAAACCTATTCTTTACGGCCACATTCCCGGATTCCATTCGTGACTTAGTGCGTAAGGTGCTGGACAACCCAGAAGTTATCGATGTACCAGCAGGCCCTAAAATCCTGATTGACCAACACGTTGCCGTGGTTAATTTGCGGGATAAGATCCATGCGCTTAACTACCTGTTAAAAGAGAATGACTGGGAACAAGTACTGGTGTTTGCCACCACGAAGACCAGTTGTAATGAATTAGTCGCAGCGTTGAAATCGTTAGGGGTTGATGTATTGGCGCTGCACGGCAATATTCCTACTGATCAGCGCGAAGCAGCGCTTACTAAGTTTAAAATGGGTGATTTGCGTGTATTGGTGGCTACCGATATCGCTGCCCGTGGCTTGGATATTGGTTCGCTGGATTGTGTAATTAACTACGAGTTACCACGCCAGGCGAATGATTATCAGCATCGGATTGGTCGTACTGGTCGTGCCGGTAAAACCGGTCAGGCAATCAATCTGGTTGCGCACCATGAAATGACGCACTTTGAAGCGATTGAAAAGTTCTACCGTGAGCAATTCCCACGTGAGACGATTCCAGGCTTTGAAGCAGATGCTGTTGCACCGCCACCACCTGCGCGTAAAAAGCCGAAGAAAGTGATTGGTAAAAAGCGCAAGGTGCAGCGTAAAGTGGAGAAGAAAGGTCGTCGCGAGAAAAAGCCATTTGGCTCTAATCTTGCAGCAAGCAAATCTGAATCGACTAGCCCGAATAAAAAGACGGAGTCGGAAAGCAGCTCAGTGTATGGCTCAGCCAAAACGACGAGCACTTCTAGCAGCCCTTACAAAAAATCGACTCCAGCTACACCAGCTTCTGATAAGCCGGTCGCAGCAAAGAAGCCCGGCGCATCTTTTTACAAGAGTATGCCGGACTCCGACGACGATTAA
- a CDS encoding SH3 domain-containing protein, whose protein sequence is MKSIRTIKQVCLMAAGTLLSFQMAHASMFQIAGVANWDSLNMRAKPGASASVVGKIPANGQNIRHLGKQVKVGNTTWVNVIWQGRNGWVSSRYIRPMQAASAPAPAPRPAAPASRNTANAQPPAAQPQAIRPTTARTPAVSNSKGKWVLECGDRSPFWRVVVHPKALDVNKHGQAIGMLPITYEKQNRNRWNTAMKTVLKATNGPFSTNMTIKYTKQCNYTLRNERVHYWVEANLDGDTFKGCCRAVRIE, encoded by the coding sequence ATGAAAAGCATTCGTACGATCAAACAGGTCTGCCTGATGGCTGCGGGCACGCTACTGAGCTTTCAAATGGCTCATGCCTCCATGTTTCAAATTGCAGGTGTTGCCAATTGGGACTCTTTAAACATGCGCGCAAAGCCCGGCGCATCGGCTAGCGTGGTTGGCAAAATCCCAGCTAATGGTCAAAATATCCGCCATCTCGGAAAGCAAGTTAAGGTGGGTAATACCACTTGGGTAAATGTGATCTGGCAAGGCCGAAATGGCTGGGTTAGCTCTCGTTATATTCGCCCAATGCAAGCGGCTAGTGCGCCAGCCCCTGCCCCCAGACCTGCTGCGCCAGCCTCTCGTAATACGGCTAATGCGCAGCCACCTGCAGCTCAGCCGCAAGCGATACGCCCAACCACTGCGCGAACCCCGGCTGTTAGTAACTCTAAAGGTAAATGGGTATTAGAGTGTGGCGATCGCAGTCCATTCTGGCGGGTAGTCGTTCACCCTAAAGCGTTGGATGTGAATAAGCACGGCCAAGCTATCGGCATGCTGCCAATTACCTATGAGAAGCAGAATCGTAACCGCTGGAATACGGCAATGAAGACGGTACTGAAAGCCACCAATGGCCCATTCAGCACTAACATGACCATCAAATACACCAAGCAATGCAACTACACCTTACGCAATGAGCGTGTGCATTATTGGGTTGAAGCCAATTTGGATGGGGATACGTTTAAAGGTTGCTGTCGTGCAGTGCGCATCGAGTGA